DNA from Scheffersomyces stipitis CBS 6054 chromosome 1, whole genome shotgun sequence:
AATATGAGATCTCTGTAACCCCAAACTTATTCTATGCGATCTTCACAATTGTAATATGTTAAGTAGAAAAACTTATGCTCCATTAAAGGAGAGGGGGTAGCACATTTAAGTATCCACATTTCAGAGATGAGATTCGGAACTTCATCGATTGTCGGATAAAATGTGGGGTACTAAATTTTGCGCGCGAGCAATCGCTATCTGAAATGTGTACTTTTTGACACTATTTGGTTCAGTTCTGGCGACAATTATTCCATTTCACGGCACTTTGTATCGAATTTGGAAAGGAGATGATCCTGTTCTAGATCTATAAACAGACGAGCAATTGATAAAAGGAAGCTTGAGATTAGTTATTATTTCATTATCTAAATCGTTACATTTCTCATTTCTAATGTCTTTGCATTACGACAAGTTCATCTTGTTTGGTGATTCCATAACGCAATTCTCCAGTGCAGAGCCCAACGGGTTCCAGTCAGGTCTCCAGAATTTATACATGAGAAAGCTTGATGTTCTCAACCGAGGATTCAGTGGCTACAACTCAGACCATGCTGCGTTGATATTGCCCCGCATCTTGGAACAGGAGCTCAACGTGAACAAGAATAatgtcaagttgatcacAATATTTATAGGCACAAACGATGCCTTCCAAATAGAAGACgatatcaacaacatccAGGCTGTGCCGGTAGAAAGATATAAGCAGAACTTGTCAAAGATGACAAAATTATGTCTTGAAAACAATATAAAGCCCATTATCATTGGTCCAACATTGCATGATAGCAAACTTTCAAAGTCCTTGCTTGTTGAAAAAGGAAGGCCAACCAATAAAGATGCAACTACAAATAGTAGAAATCTCCAATACTCCAACACTGCAAAAGCTGTAGCCGAGGAGTTTGCTGTAGCATTTGTAGACTTGTGGGACGCTTTCAGACAATATGGGGGTTGGTCCGAGGaacagttgttgaagtcaaacGGAACTGTAGATTCACAACATTATGTCCACTTGGATGAGTTGCTTGTAGATGGAattcatttttcacctACCGCCTATAGCATATTTCGTGATAAAGTCGTGGAAAGTATTCTGAAATACTATCCTGAACTTAGTGCTGACAGCATTCCCGAGAAACTAGCCTACTGGCATGATATTAATCCAAAGGATCTCGTTGGAAGCATTTTCAAGTGAAAGAGAGGagttcaaattcattaGATTAGATTAGACTAGATTTTCAGACTGTATTATACATTCTAGAGAAAATAATTGTATTCAACTCAGGAGGGAAACAATTTAACTATTTCATtgccatcttcttgtttcaaTCGAGGTCGCTGCTGCTCTTAACCTGGATcttgccttcttcaacaaattcgATCGAAGACTCACTTTCTCTTTCACTGTCCAATAACTTGGCTCTCTTTTCATCTCTATCAGTAAGATACCAAGCAAGGATAGTTAATACGAGACCAAGGGAAGCTAAGCAAGCAGTGTACGTAAAACCTATGAAATACTCTGGCTGATACTTTGTATCCCAAACTAAAATTGGCACCCAAGCACCGGTAACGTATGCCAATGTATTGGTACACACAACCACGAAATTTCTCTTCATATCGTTTGCGTATAGAAGTCTGTTTACCCACGAAAAGATGAATGGTTGGCCCCAATTTGGGGGCATACCAATGAGGAAGTAGGAAAACCAGTGCAATCCTCTGGGAATATCCCAAACAGCCAACATTGCACAACCCCAGATCAACAACACAAAGTAGAGGCCAACAAAGAACCAGTTCTTCCTTCCTCCTAAGAAATCGTTGATGTATGCAAATGTAATCGTTAATGCAATACCACAGGCAGTCAAAATAGATGGCCAAGTATTATAGTCATGGGAAGGCAATTTAAGGGTAATCTTCATCCACGTTTGGAAAGTTGGTTGCCCAATAGCTGCACCAGTATTGTTATAGGTTAAGAAAAGAACTGGAAAGAGATAAATGTGCcaagtgttgaagaaagtctTAATTTTTGCCCAGGTGTAAGGACTCCTAGTATTCAATTCAGCTCCTTGAacccttcttctttcaaggCCAACCaatttgtcttcttctgtgaAATACCAAGCATCAGTGGTAGAAGGTGTGTTGGGATCGGTGAACATCGTGTAGACACCGATTGGGAATGAAATGATTGCATCGAAGACAAACATCCATTTGAAAGGTGGCAAACTGGATTCTCCGAATCTCTGGATAATTGCTTGTTGTAA
Protein-coding regions in this window:
- the FEN2 gene encoding putative pantothenate transporter (Permease of the major facilitator superfamily); amino-acid sequence: MTVWSKIKSTLLAAENEAIAKRKRPQITAAPDGSTEKGGDIAIDQISVTSDEPYIDLSLNLTPEEIHYRETSKWFKVKKFLWDGVDKHPKEQRYLLKLDFFLLTSSCLGYFIKNLNQSNITTAYVNGMNEYYTMNKNQYNYLTTLFTVGYIIGQIPSNLILHRISARFYLGTLEIIWSILTVLMITCGRDNIRGMYAIRFILGFVESGYFPALEYLVGSNYSAPEITKRSAFFAISGNLSGIISGPLQQAIIQRFGESSLPPFKWMFVFDAIISFPIGVYTMFTDPNTPSTTDAWYFTEEDKLVGLERRRVQGAELNTRSPYTWAKIKTFFNTWHIYLFPVLFLTYNNTGAAIGQPTFQTWMKITLKLPSHDYNTWPSILTACGIALTITFAYINDFLGGRKNWFFVGLYFVLLIWGCAMLAVWDIPRGLHWFSYFLIGMPPNWGQPFIFSWVNRLLYANDMKRNFVVVCTNTLAYVTGAWVPILVWDTKYQPEYFIGFTYTACLASLGLVLTILAWYLTDRDEKRAKLLDSERESESSIEFVEEGKIQVKSSSDLD
- a CDS encoding predicted protein; the encoded protein is MSLHYDKFILFGDSITQFSSAEPNGFQSGLQNLYMRKLDVLNRGFSGYNSDHAALILPRILEQELNVNKNNVKLITIFIGTNDAFQIEDDINNIQAVPVERYKQNLSKMTKLCLENNIKPIIIGPTLHDSKLSKSLLVEKGRPTNKDATTNSRNLQYSNTAKAVAEEFAVAFVDLWDAFRQYGGWSEEQLLKSNGTVDSQHYVHLDELLVDGIHFSPTAYSIFRDKVVESISKYYPELSADSIPEKLAYWHDINPKDLVGSIFK